From the genome of Impatiens glandulifera chromosome 9, dImpGla2.1, whole genome shotgun sequence, one region includes:
- the LOC124915742 gene encoding uncharacterized protein At5g08430-like: MKKFKDEMSGNKNKTAKPKRKFIDWGSEALIEFLTSIGKQTIDKLSQYEVSSIVSRYISDNNLCSMEKKKKVLCDARLQSLFQKKTFNKNKIYDLLEVHLSENIEVLDDEFWSYLSDEDDDGLTASTKKKRTLRTVKEAEETDEVQEGPKSCFASIVEENIKLVFLMKSLVKKMLDNNESEAFDAKVKGCFVKIRSDPMDYSQKNRFQLVLITSVNRIMQDDKMKVNLQASTGKVSIDLDVEKLFDGIFNKDEVDDLRNRVEDGSIPNPTVVSALMFIERRELLKSPEEQRRMLETVPQVVAAPLEIDLNASPTLNVQACETLGSKEDNVSTPFVNGEMPTANELEADNVEENNKTEIIYIDDDDSWMW, translated from the exons ATGAAGAAATTCAAAGATGAAATGTCtggaaataaaaacaaaaccgcCAAACcgaaaagaaaatttattgacTGGGGATCAGAAGCTCTCATCGAATTTCTTACATCTATTGGTAAACAGACAATCGATAAATTATCACAGTACGAGGTGTCTTCTATTGTCAGTCGATACATCAGTGATAACAACTTATGTAGTAtggaaaaaaagaagaaggttTTGTGTGATGCGAGATTACAATCTCTATTTCAAAAGAAaacatttaacaaaaacaaaatatacgaCCTCCTAGAAGTCCATCTTTCAGAAAATATTGAAGTACTCGACGATGAATTCTGGTCATATTTATCGGACGAGGATGATGATGGTTTGACAGCGtcaacaaaaaagaaaagaacatTGAGAACAGTTAAGGAAGCTGAAGAAACAGATGAAGTGCAGGAGGGTCCAAAAAGTTGTTTTGCATCAATTGTTGAGGAAAACATCAAGCTTGTCTTTCTTATGAAGAGTCTAGTGAAAAAAATGTTGGATAACAACGAGTCTGAGGCTTTTGATGCCAAAGTAAAAGGATGCTTTGTGAAAATCAGATCAGACCCAATGGATTACTCGCAGAAAAACCGTTTTCAACTCGTACTAATAACAA GTGTGAATCGGATTATGCAGGATGATAAGATGAAGGTTAACCTTCAAGCCTCAACTGGGAAAGTAAGCATTGACTTAGATGTAGAGAAGTTATTTGATGGTATATTCAACAAG GATGAAGTGGATGACTTGAGGAACAGAGTGGAGGATGGTTCAATCCCTAATCCCACTGTAGTAAGTGCTCTCATGT TCATAGAAAGGAGAGAACTACTTAAATCACCAGAAGAACAGAGAAGAATGTTAGAGACGGTTCCTCAGGTGGTTGCTGCTCCATTAGAGATCGATCTTAATGCATCTCCCACCCTCAATGTTCAAGCCTGTGAAACCTTAG GTTCAAAGGAAGACAATGTATCGACGCCTTTTGTTAATGGTGAAATGCCTACGGCTAATGAACTAGAAGCAGACAatgttgaagaaaataataaaacagaAATAATCTACATTGATGATGATGACTCCTGGATGTGGTGA